In Xenopus tropicalis strain Nigerian chromosome 5, UCB_Xtro_10.0, whole genome shotgun sequence, one genomic interval encodes:
- the ubxn2a gene encoding UBX domain-containing protein 2A (The RefSeq protein has 1 substitution compared to this genomic sequence) encodes MREADKLDNMKSQDRGFRSGGRGSERKRCDSFVNSLFEEAENAGAFIASPEDEDSNADVIIKMWKNGFTINDGYLRDYSGAENRQFMDSVRKGELPEELQKTFDKEEIAVNVEDRKNEEYLLRKPNIDAFSGLGHRLGSAAPKVITKDMETCNEQSLPSVDLNELEPLTNIKVWLADGKRIVQKFNTSHRISDVRDFLERIPCKPGNAPFTLATSFPLHDLLDESLTIQEAELQNSVLVQKLQRTTEPFRNS; translated from the exons ATGAGGGAAGCAGACAAACTAGACAACATGAAATCTCAAGACAG gggtttCAGGTCGGGGGGCCGGGGAAGTGAGAGGAAGAGGTGCGACTCCTTTGTGAACAGTCTGTTTGAAGAGGCAGAGAACGCTGGCGCTCTTATTGCTTCTCCTGAGGATGAAGACAGCAAT GCCGACGTCATCatcaaaatgtggaaaaatggCTTTACAATAAACGACGGGTATCTCAGGGATTATAGCGGTGCTGAGAACCGGCAGTTCATGGACTCCGTGCGCAAAGG GGAGCTTCCTGAGGAGCTACAGAAAACATTTGATAAAGAAGAGATTGCTGTCAACGTGGAAGACAGAAAGAACGAAGAATATTTATTACGAAAACCCAATATTGATGCATTCTCAGGTCTAGGGCACCGACTGGGAAG CGCCGCGCCAAAAGTCATTACCAAAGACATGGAAACATGCAATGAGCAGAGTCTTCCATCCGTAGACCTGAATGAACTAGAGCCTCTCACAAACATAAAGGTTTGGCTGGCCGACGGGAAGAGGATCGTACAGAAATTCAACACCTCACATAG AATTAGCGACGTGCGAGACTTCCTAGAGAGAATCCCCTGCAAACCTGGGAACGCACCATTCACCCTCgcaacctccttccctctccaTGATCTCCTGGACGAGTCTCTCACCATTCAGGAAGCAGAACTGCAGAACTCTGTTCTGGTCCAAAAATTACAGAGAACAACAGAACCTTTCAGGAACTCGTAG